Genomic segment of Scardovia inopinata JCM 12537:
TCAGGGGCATCGGTAATAGGGAATTTGCCTTGCTCCTCCCCGCCAGCAGAATCCTTCTGCCACGAACCTGACGTATCCAATCTGTTTCCCCTTGATACCATGGTTGATATTCTATACCATTCTTCTCTTACGCCACCTGCAAATTCACTGCTAAAAGCCTGACTGCAAACTGTCCGTCAGATCCCCCGAGTGTATATACCGTCACCCTTGCAACGGTAGGTAAGCTATAAACAAAACCGGCTCCCCTGCAGCAAAGCCACAAAAGAGCCGGAATTATCGGAATTATCAGGTCGGATTCCCGACGATATGTAAAAACTAAACCAGGGGTGCAGTATCCATAGGAACACCAGGGTTCATTGTAGAGGTCATGGTGACCTTCTCAATATAGCGACCCTTGACAGTAGCTGGCTTCAGACGGCGAATTTCGTCAGCAACAGCCCGGAAATTCTCCACCAGATCATGTTCTGCAAAAGACATTTTGCCAATAATAAAGCTCAGGTTGCCATCCTTGTCAACACGGAATTCAATCTTTCCGCCTTTAATATCAGCAACAGCCTTCGCTACATCCATAGTAACGGTACCGGTCTTTGGATTGGGCATAAGGCCACGGGGACCAAGCACACGGCCCAAACGACCTACCTTACCCATCATGTCGGGGGTGGCAACGACGGCATCGAAATCAAGATAGCCATTGGCA
This window contains:
- the rplA gene encoding 50S ribosomal protein L1, yielding MTKRSRKYREAAEMVDRGNFYTDEQAVALLKSMPKHGFDETLEVTYVLNVDPRKADQLVRGTVNLPHGTGKTARVLVFARGPQATAATEAGADEVGDDELITKVANGYLDFDAVVATPDMMGKVGRLGRVLGPRGLMPNPKTGTVTMDVAKAVADIKGGKIEFRVDKDGNLSFIIGKMSFAEHDLVENFRAVADEIRRLKPATVKGRYIEKVTMTSTMNPGVPMDTAPLV